A genomic stretch from Arachis stenosperma cultivar V10309 chromosome 3, arast.V10309.gnm1.PFL2, whole genome shotgun sequence includes:
- the LOC130968877 gene encoding replication protein A 70 kDa DNA-binding subunit A-like — MSVNLTANAIPSIIGGDVNSKPLVQVLDLSLISSSSNSQQQRYRMLLSDAVSSHQAMLATQLNDRVRTNRVKKGSVVQLLEYICSPLQNRKIIVVLNMETIIPDCEIIGNPKPFGESNLPTQKTSPDKVVQTSSRGHNNNQQQTSQTGHAAQSFRPIVQPAYQPPPVYKNRGAIVKNEAPARIIPIAALNPYQGRWAIKARVTAKGDLRRYNNARGDGKVFSFDLLDSDGGEIRVTCFNAVVDRFYNAIQVGKVYTISKGSLKPAQKNFNHLKNDWEIVLDSNSNVELCPDEDDSIPKQQFSFRPIIDLENVDNNAILDVIGVVISVNPSVPILRKNGMETQRRILNIKDSSGRSVELTLWGEFCNREGQKLQEMADAGSFPIVAVKAGKVNDFSGKSIGTISTTQLSINPDLPEAHTLREWFDRVGKDSVSRSISKDVLPGGPKNEIRKTVSQIKDEGLGRSDKPDWITVRATISFIKTDTFCYTACPLMVGDRQCSKKVTRVGDARWQCDRCNQEFEECDYRYLLQAQIVDHTGITWVTAFQEAGEEIMEYPAKELYLLKYEEQDDDKFGKIIKSSLFNHFVFRLKIKEELYGDEQRVKVTVVKADKVNYSSESRYMLESISKFCRQ, encoded by the exons ATGTCGGTGAATCTAACGGCAAACGCGATTCCGTCAATAATAGGCGGCGACGTGAACTCGAAACCGCTGGTTCAGGTTCTCGATTTGTCGCTGATCTCAAGCAGTAGCAACTCGCAGCAGCAGCGGTACCGCATGTTGCTATCCGACGCCGTTTCGTCTCACCAAGCCATGCTCGCAACTCAGCTCAACGACCGAGTCCGAACCAACCGAGTCAAGAAAGGCTCCGTCGTTCAGCTCCTCGAGTACATTTGTAGCCCTCTCCAAAACCGCaa GATTATTGTAGTACTCAACATGGAAACTATAATCCCAGATTGCGAGATCATTGGGAATCCAAAACCGTTTGGGGAATCTAATTTACCAACTCAGAAAACATCACCTGATAAAGTTGTGCAGACATCATCCAGGGGTCATAATAATAATCAACAACAGACTTCTCAAACAGGTCATGCTGCACAGAGTTTCCGGCCAATAGTTCAACCTGCATATCAGCCACCTCCAGTTTACAAAAACCGTGGTGCTATTGTGAAAAATGAGGCACCAGCACGCATCATTCCCATAGCAGCTTTAAATCCTTACCAAGGTCGTTGGGCAATCAAGGCAAGGGTAACCGCAAAAGGGGATCTGCGCCGCTACAATAATGCTCGTGGAGATGGGAAAGTTTTCTCATTTGATCTCCTTGATTCTGATGGAGGTGAAATACGAGTAACCTGCTTTAATGCTGTTGTAGATCGTTTCTACAATGCAATTCAAGTTGGTAAAGTTTACACAATATCCAAAGGTAGCTTGAAACCTGCGCAGAAAAATTTTAACCATTTGAAGAATGATTGGGAAATTGTATTGGATTCAAATTCAAATGTTGAACTTTGTCCGGATGAAGATGATTCTATTCCTAAACAGCAATTCTCCTTCAGGCCAATAATTGACCTTGAGAATGTTGACAATAATGCCATTCTTGATGTTATTGGGGTTGTGATATCTGTGAATCCTTCGGTTCCCATCTTGAGGAAGAATGGGATGGAAACTCAGAGAAGAATTTTGAATATAAAGGACTCCTCTGGCAGGAGTGTCGAGTTAACCCTTTGGGGCGAATTCTGCAACAGGGAAGGACAAAAGCTGCAAGAGATGGCTGATGCTGGGTCCTTCCCCATTGTGGCAGTCAAGGCAGGGAAGGTTAACGACTTCAGTGGAAAATCTATTGGTACTATTTCTACTACACAGCTTTCCATAAACCCGGACTTGCCTGAGGCTCATACCTTGAGAGAATGGTTTGATAGAGTGGGAAAGGATTCAGTTTCTCGATCCATTTCTAAGGATGTTTTGCCAGGAGGACCAAAGAATGAGATACGTAAAACTGTGTCTCAGATCAAGGATGAAGGCCTGGGGCGGTCTGATAAGCCAGACTGGATAACAGTGAGGGCAACCATATCATTCATCAAGACAGATACGTTTTGTTACACAGCTTGCCCTCTGATGGTTGGAGACCGACAGTGCAGTAAGAAAGTGACCAGGGTAGGAGACGCAAGATGGCAGTGTGATAGATGCAACCAAGAGTTTGAGGAGTGTGATTACCGGTACCTTCTTCAAGCTCAAATTGTGGATCATACAGGAATAACTTGGGTAACTGCTTTTCAGGAAGCAGGGGAAGAGATTATGGAGTACCCAGCGAAAGAGCTGTACTTGTTGAAGTATGAAGAGCAGGATGATGACAAGTTCGGGAAAATAATCAAGAGTAGCCTCTTCAACCATTTTGTGTTTAGGCTTAAAATCAAAGAGGAATTGTATGGTGATGAACAGAGGGTTAAGGTAACAGTAGTCAAGGCAGATAAAGTTAATTACTCTTCAGAGAGTAGATACATGCTTGAATCGATTTCCAAGTTTTGTAGGCAGTAA
- the LOC130968878 gene encoding uncharacterized protein LOC130968878 has product MASTSAVSMAMPPTYTTQKKVVGVPSSEAFLKPLPLRTPKGVAASATKSNGTFQVSASMKEKVVTGLTAAALTASMMVPDVAEAAVSPSLKNFLLSIVAGGVVLVVIVGAVVGVANFDPVKRS; this is encoded by the coding sequence ATGGCATCTACTTCAGCAGTTTCAATGGCTATGCCACCAACATACACAACCCAGAAAAAGGTTGTTGGGGTGCCTAGCTCTGAGGCATTCTTGAAGCCACTTCCTCTAAGGACTCCAAAGGGTGTTGCAGCATCAGCAACAAAATCCAATGGTACGTTTCAAGTGAGTGCTtccatgaaggagaaggttgtGACAGGGCTCACAGCAGCTGCATTGACAGCTTCAATGATGGTTCCTGATGTGGCTGAGGCTGCTGTCAGCCCTTCACTCAAGAACTTCTTGCTCAGCATAGTAGCTGGTGGAGTTGTGCTTGTGGTCATTGTTGGCGCTGTCGTTGGTGTCGCCAATTTCGATCCTGTTAAGCGAAGCTGA